The proteins below come from a single Bradysia coprophila strain Holo2 unplaced genomic scaffold, BU_Bcop_v1 contig_244, whole genome shotgun sequence genomic window:
- the LOC119078201 gene encoding cuticle protein-like, translating into MAFKFITLVSLIAAVNAGLLPTAVVQSPILQRLDQPILTKQLEAYDPNPQYSFSYNVQDSYTGDVKNQKETRSGDNVQGQYSLIDADGFKRTVDYSADSINGFNAVVVREPLKGAIVQPALKSIVSQPTLKSYVAQPAYAAPATFVSKPAFVAQSSYIQPILKSYAQPDYGAPAAVISQPAVVAQSNYIQPAYRSVSIAYPQPAISVVKPALLNAPTIAYPQLY; encoded by the exons ATGgcatttaaa tTTATAACGCTTGTTTCTCTTATTGCTGCGGTTAATGCTGGGTTGTTGCCAACTGCAGTTGTGCAATCTCCAATTCTTCAGCGTCTGGATCAACCAATTTTGACGAAACAATTGGAAGCGTACGATCCAAATCCACAATATTCTTTCTCATACAACGTTCAAGACAGCTACACTGGTgatgtcaaaaatcaaaaggaaaCCCGATCGGGAGATAATGTTCAAGGCCAATACTCGTTAATCGATGCTGATGGATTCAAAC GTACTGTTGACTACTCTGCTGATTcaataaatggatttaatgccGTTGTTGTTCGAGAACCATTGAAGGGAGCGATTGTGCAGCCAGCATTGAAATCAATTGTTTCCCAACCAACACTTAAATCGTATGTAGCACAGCCAGCGTATGCAGCTCCAGCAACATTTGTATCCAAACCAGCTTTTGTGGCACAGTCAAGTTATATTCAACCAATTCTTAAATCGTACGCACAACCAGATTATGGAGCTCCAGCAGCAGTTATATCACAACCAGCTGTTGTTGCACAGTCAAATTACATTCAGCCCGCTTATAGATCAGTATCAATTGCATATCCTCAACCAGCTATATCAGTCGTTAAGCCAGCACTTTTAAATGCACCAACAATTGCATATCCTCAGTTATATTGA